In the Diprion similis isolate iyDipSimi1 chromosome 2, iyDipSimi1.1, whole genome shotgun sequence genome, one interval contains:
- the LOC124412889 gene encoding dihydrolipoyllysine-residue acetyltransferase component of pyruvate dehydrogenase complex, mitochondrial, which translates to MLRTTTSLRSDLVRVTFRNVVRTNVVRCLAVECIHRKHLQRPQLCHSPRAVTAWAQQLRFYADYPDHVSVMLPALSPTMETGSIVSWHKKEGDKLNEGDLLAEIETDKATMGFETPEEGYLAKIIVPAGTKNVPIGQLVCIIVSDEASVAAFKNYKADGATAAPAASASPPVPAAPAPTAPAAAAPAPTPAPAAAAAPASVSGDRVLASPLARRLAGEKGLSLQGLKGSGLYASVTSKDLAGASAAAPSPSVGAPTSAPAAEGVYTDIPVSNIRGVIAKRLLESKQNIPHYYLTVDIKMDAALQMREQFNKMLEKEQVKLSVNDIIIKGIAMASKKVPEGNTAWLGDVIRQYHNVDVSVAVSTDNGLITPIVFAADTKGIVQISKEVKALAAKARDGKLQPNEFQGGTITVSNLGMFGIKTFSAIINPPQSIILAIGTTESRLIPAKNEKGFETANFMSVTASCDHRTVDGAVGAQWLTAFKSFMENPTTMLL; encoded by the exons ATGTTACGCACCACAACGAGCCTCCGATCCGATCTGGTGCGCGTCACGTTCCGAAATGTTGTACGGACGAATGTCGTACGATGTTTGGCAGTCGAATGTATTCACAGAAAACATCTGCAAAG GCCTCAGTTATGTCACAGTCCTCGTGCAGTGACAGCATGGGCACAGCAGTTGAGGTTCTACGCAGATTATCCGGATCACGTGTCTGTTATGCTACCCGCTCTCTCACCTACCATGGAAACTGGGTCTATAGTTAGTTGGCATAAGAAAGAAG gtGACAAGCTGAACGAAGGTGATCTCTTGGCTGAAATTGAAACTGATAAAGCTACAATGGGGTTTGAAACTCCGGAGGAAGGCTACCTGGCAAAAATAATCGTACCTGCTGGTACTAAAAATGTTCCGATTGGCCAACTCGTTTGTATCATTGTTTCCGATGAAGCAAGCGTTGCAGCTTTCAAAAACTATAAGGCTGATGGAGCAACAGCTGCTCCAGCAGCATCAGCTTCGCCTCCGGTCCCAGCCGCTCCGGCTCCAACTGCCCCGGCAGCGGCTGCTCCAGCTCCGACTCCAGCTCCAGCTGCTGCAGCGGCCCCTGCATCTGTCTCTGGTGACAGGGTCCTCGCAAGTCCGTTAGCTAGGCGGCTTGCAGGCGAAAAAGGACTCAGTTTGCAA GGTCTTAAGGGTTCAGGGTTATACGCTTCAGTGACTTCCAAAGACCTTGCAGGTGCTTCTGCTGCAGCTCCCTCTCCCTCTGTTGGCGCGCCAACGTCAGCACCTGCAGCTGAAGGTGTATACACAGATATTCCAGTGTCAAATATCCGAGGGGTAATAGCAAAACGATTGCTTGAAAGCAAACAGAATATTCCACACTATTATTTGACAGTTGACATTAAGATGGATGCTGCTTTACAAATGAGGGAACAATTCAACAAGATGCTAGAAAAAGAACAAGTAAAACTTAGCGTAAATGACATCATTATCAAAGGCATTGCAATGGCGTCGAAAAAAGTTCCTGAAGGCAACACTGCTTGGCTCGGGGATGTCATTAGACA ATATCACAATGTGGATGTAAGCGTCGCTGTAAGTACAGACAATGGTCTTATTACTCCGATTGTATTCGCAGCTGACACAAAGGGTATTGTACAAATCAGTAAAGAAGTGAAAGCCTTGGCAGCCAAGGCGAGAGATGGGAAGCTGCAGCCTAACGAGTTCCAAGGTGGAACGATTACTGTATCAAACCTAGGAATGTTCGGTATTAAAACTTTCTCCGCAATCATAAATCCACCACAGTCAATCATTCTGGCTATTGGTACGACCGAATCTCGACTGATTCcagcgaaaaatgaaaaagg attCGAAACAGCAAACTTCATGAGCGTTACAGCTAGCTGTGATCATCGCACTGTGGATGGAGCAGTTGGGGCTCAATGGCTCACAGCATTCAAAAGTTTCATGGAAAATCCAACGACGATGCTCCTATAA
- the LOC124412875 gene encoding integrin beta-nu, with protein MESKGRGRAIGMVEIALFLLVFCTAVNCVYSQVTDSLSLCLLQTSCTACLEASSRCAWCSDWGYTNTSIGKPRCSTAKSLQDLGCPESAMQVATTEKIEFSQNEEFRDVTAGKIPVQLRPQKVQLKLRPHSTQVLSLQFRPAKNYPIDLYYLMDLTWSMKDDKDTLVSLGGKLAKTLGTFTSNYRVGFGSYADKPLMPYVFPGHEQNPCQSEHATCAPLYAFRHHMPLSGDIQDFVRKVNESSVTGNVDNLEGGLDGVVQAVVCADQVGWAHQARKLMLVATDGFLHFAGDGKLGGAVRRNDLECHLSADGEYSMSTTYDYPSLAEVSRILLDHKVNLIFAVTEDRRSEYERIATILEEKARVATLAGNSSNILEIVERAYHDIVTKVILRDNSTGPFALEYTSKCGNSAGPELKTSQCDGIKEGQIYDFKVSFSLGACPQNKSLWRQKVVIQDALASEASQTEIEVELMCGCDCGQQNDTYCNQGVNECGLCKCDAGWSGEICDCQESTGDSVNSQCINTGETVPCSNRGDCICGSCSCDPGYKGRFCQCSPCDKVNGTECGEMGTCDCGSCVCKPGWTGDTCQCPVGDTMCIAPGSKEVCGGHGHCDCGQCRCNGTAPDGFFYRGTFCESSAGAGGSGLCDLYAPCVNATVEASSDAVNLCRTNVTVYKTEQVSKVDIGSDHYCFVRTYTSDSSVCTIPYVYEFHKDNTVTLRIGQKICRTPLPAAVVPGVAFFVVVLLGIIALLIWKCCTALKDKREYARFEEEQKHTVYALEENPLFRPATTRFRVPSMIKED; from the exons ATGGAGTCAAAAGGGCGAGGAAGAGCGATCGGGATGGTGGAAATCGCTCTGTTTCTACTCGTTTTTTGCACAGCGGTCAATTGTGTTTATTCTCAAGTTACCGACAGCCTCAGTTTGTGTCTATTGCAAACCTCATGCACGGCTTGCCTCGAAGCGAGTTCGAGATGCGCGTGGTGTAGTGACTGG GGATATACGAATACTTCAATTGGGAAGCCAAGATGCAGCACCGCCAAATCTTTACAAGATCTCGGATGTCCCGAATCGGCAATGCAAGTGGCTACCACGGAGAAAATCGAATTTAGTCAAAATGAAGAATTCCGGGATGTTACCGCTGGGAAGATCCCGGTGCAGCTTCGGCCTCAGAAGGTTCAGCTCAAGTTGAGGCCGCACTCAACGCAGGTGTTGAGCCTTCAGTTTAGACCAGCCAA AAATTATCCTATCGACTTGTACTACTTGATGGACCTGACATGGTCAATGAAGGATGATAAGGACACGCTCGTTTCTTTGGGTGGAAAACTGGCAAAGACTCTCGGTACCTTTACTAGCAACTATCGTGTGGGTTTCGGTAGCTATGCCGACAAACCATTGATGCCGTACGTCTTTCCTGGCCATGAACAGAACCCGTGTCAAAGTGAACACGCCACGTGCGCGCCACTCTACGCTTTTAGGCACCACATGCCGCTTTCTGGTGATATCCAGGATTTTGTCAGGAAA GTGAATGAAAGTTCTGTCACTGGGAATGTAGACAACCTAGAGGGAGGCCTTGATGGCGTTGTTCAAGCTGTTGTTTGTGCCGATCAAGTTGGCTGGGCTCATCAAGCAAGGAAGCTGATGTTAGTGGCTACTGATGGATTTCTTCATTTTGCCGGCGATGGAAAG CTAGGCGGTGCGGTACGTCGAAACGATTTGGAGTGTCATTTGAGTGCTGATGGCGAATATTCCATGTCAACAACTTACGACTACCCCTCACTGGCTGAGGTCTCGAGAATCCTTCTGGACCACAAAGTTAACTTGATATTTGCCGTAACAGAAGATCGACGCAGCGAATATGAACGTATAGCGACGATACTCGAGGAAAAGGCCAGGGTCGCTACCCTGGCTGGCAACAGTTCCAACATTTTGGAGATCGTGGAACGTGCTTATCACGACATCGTCACCAAAGTTATTCTACGAGACAATTCGACGGGCCCATTTGCCCTCGAGTACACGTCCAAATGCGGAAACTCCGCTGGTCCTGAATTAAAAACGTCGCAGTGCGATGGCATCAAGGAGGGCCAGATCTACGATTTCAAAGTCTCGTTCTCCTTAGGAGCATGTCCGCAGAACAAAAGTCTTTGG AGGCAGAAAGTTGTGATCCAAGATGCTCTGGCTTCAGAAGCTTCGCAGACAGAAATCGAGGTAGAACTAATGTGTGGATGCGATTGCGGCCAGCAGAACGATACGTACTGCAATCAAGGTGTGAACGAATGCGGTTTGTGCAAATGCGATGCTGGCTGGTCAG GCGAAATCTGCGATTGCCAAGAGAGCACTGGAGACAGCGTAAATTCGCAATGCATTAACACCGGGGAAACTGTTCCTTGCTCTAATCGCGGCGACTGCATTTGTGGAAGCTGCTCCTGTGATCCGGGCTACAAAGGACGTTTCTGCCAGTGTTCCCCGTGCGATAAG GTGAACGGCACTGAGTGCGGCGAAATGGGTACATGCGATTGTGGAAGCTGCGTCTGCAAGCCAGGCTGGACAGGCGACACATGCCAATGTCCCGTGGGAGACACGATGTGCATTGCTCCAGGAAGCAAAGAAGTATGTGGGGGTCATGGACACTGCGATTGCGGCCAGTGCCG atgCAATGGAACCGCTCCAGACGGATTTTTCTATCGAGGCACATTCTGCGAGTCCTCGGCAGGAGCTGGAGGCAGCGGACTCTGCGACCTTTACGCACCCTGTGTAAATGCTACAGTCGAAGCATCGAGCGATGCCGTTAATCTTTGCCGTACAAACGTTACTGTTTACAAGACTGAACAGGTTTCAAAAGTAGACATTG GTAGTGACCACTACTGCTTCGTGAGAACTTATACTTCAGACTCATCGGTGTGCACGATCCCCTATGTTTATGAATTCCACAAGGACAATACCGTTACTTTACGCATTGGGCAAAAG ATTTGCAGAACTCCACTACCGGCTGCGGTTGTACCAGGAGTGGCGTTTTTCGTTGTGGTGCTGCTGGGTATTATTGCCCTCCTCATTTGGAA atgctGCACGGCGCTGAAGGATAAGAGGGAATACGCGCGATTCGAAGAGGAACAAAAACACACGGTCTACGCTCTTGAAGAAAATCCACTATTTCGTCCTGCGACAACACGCTTTCGGGTGCCATCGATGATTAAAGAAGACTAG